In Canis lupus dingo isolate Sandy chromosome 1, ASM325472v2, whole genome shotgun sequence, a single genomic region encodes these proteins:
- the FFAR3 gene encoding LOW QUALITY PROTEIN: free fatty acid receptor 3 (The sequence of the model RefSeq protein was modified relative to this genomic sequence to represent the inferred CDS: deleted 2 bases in 1 codon), which yields MDTSPDLSFFPGNHWLYFSVYLFTFLVGLPLNLVALVIFLGKLRRRPVAVDVLLLNLTISDLLLLLFLPFRMVEAASGMRWPLPFIFCPFSGFLFFTTIYLTSLFLAAVSVERFLSVAYPLWYKARPRPRQAGLVSGACWLVAGAHCSVVYITEFSRNSSYSHTNNDTCYLEFQENQLAILLPVRLEMAVVLFGVPLLITSYCYGHLVWVLSRGASHRRRRRVVGLVAATLLNFLVCFGPYNVSHVVGYIRGESPAWRSYVLLLSTLNSCVDPLVYYFSSSGFQADFHGLLRRLTGGWRPWREEGSLKLKEKNEEGQPRELSNVESREWTPEGCGVGG from the exons ATGGACACAAGCCCGGACTTGTCCTTCTTCCCCGGCAATCACTGGCTCTACTTCTCTGTGTACCTCTTCACCTTCCTCGTGGGCCTCCCTCTCAACCTGGTGGCCCTGGTGATCTTCCTGGGCAAGCTGCGGCGGCGCCCGGTGGCTGTGGACGTGCTCTTGCTCAACCTGACCATCTCCGAcctgctcctgctgctcttcctgccATTCCGCATGGTGGAGGCAGCCAGCGGCATGCGCTGGCCCCTGCCCTTCATCTTCTGCCCCTTCTCCGGATTCCTCTTCTTCACCACCATCTATCTTACTTCCCTCTTCCTGGCAGCTGTGAGCGTCGAGCGCTTCCTGAGCGTGGCCTACCCCCTATGGTACAAGGCCCGGCCAAGGCCTAGGCAGGCCGGCCTGGTCAGTGGGGCCTGCTGGCTCGTGGCCGGCGCGCACTGCAGCGTGGTCTACATCACAGAATTCTCAAGGAACTCCTCCTACAGCCACACCAACAATGACACCTGCTACTTGGAATTCCAGGAGAACCAGCTGGCTATTCTCCTGCCCGTCAGGCTGGAGATGGCTGTGGTCCTTTTCGGGGTGCCCCTGCTCATCACCAGCTACTGCTACGGCCACCTGGTATGGGTGCTCAGCAGGGGAGCCAGCCACCGGCGGCGGCGGAGGGTGGTTGGGCTTGTGGCAGCCACGCTGCTCAACTTCCTCGTCTGCTTCGGGCCCTACAATGTGTCTCACGTCGTGGGCTACATCCGGGGTGAAAGCCCAGCGTGGAGAAGTTATGTGTTGCTTCTTAGCACCCTGAATTCCTGTGTCGACCCCCTTGTCTACTACTTCTCTTCATCCGGATTCCAGGCTGACTTTCACGGGCTGCTGAGAAGGCTGACTGGGGGCTGGCGcccctggagggaggagggcagcctgaagctgaaagagaagaatgaggag GGGCAGCCACGGGAGCTGTCCAACGTAGAGAGCAGGGAGTGGACTCCGGAGGGCTGTGGAGTGGGCGGCTGA